Part of the Scomber japonicus isolate fScoJap1 chromosome 2, fScoJap1.pri, whole genome shotgun sequence genome, gtacAAATCGACCCTCATGTGCAAAGCAGTGTTGTGCAATTTTTTTGTTGCCGTGTGGATTTTCTGTTAATTACTTTCAAGAACAATACTGACAGTCGCTACACTTGTCTGAACATAAGTACATTCAGCctataagaaaaataaaggacGTAGATTTGTCCAGTTAGAATCTATCCagccattttattttatggtgTGTAATGACCATTTGAACCTCTTGGTGGTGCTAGTGCTTTCCTGTATTCTTTCAGAGTCTTTCCATTTTAATTCATTGAACCTCAGTTTAAAAGTTTGCCTGCTAAACCCTCCATGTCGTCACAGATTCACACAAGTAAAATTCTGCTTGTGGGAAACAAGACTTCTTTAAAAAGTGCATTATGTAAAATTTGGCCACCTGCATCAAACAAGTGGGGGCAGAATATCACCAGGAAGCACAGTCCCCACAGTCTTCACTTTCTATTATCAGTtttgttaaattattaaataaaattcTGGTCAAATATTACATAGTGCtcctttaatatttaaacagttttGCGTATGTAGgcttacatttacagtatatatttcaGATGTGAAAGTCTGTAGATGTATTTGTtggaaaaatcacattttattatcaTATCACATATTGTCAtatcaaatttacattttgtcagCACTTTGAGGACACAGATGTGAAGCCCCTAAAGTGCTTAGAAAATATTTTGAGCATTAATAATCCCACAACAACTAGTAAAACATCTGCTTATGAGCACCATGTGAAatggtcaaaaactccacagcTGAACACAATTCAAGATTATTGTATTTGattatgtattttcatattGCGTGGACTGACACTTAAATTAAAATTTAACTTAAACTTAATGTCCTGTAAATATGTGAAAAGTCACATATGAAAATATGGATTCATGAAAAAACACTTACTTTCCCCCATATTGTACtaataaatgtgtgttactCTGGACAATCTGCAGACTCAAGAGTTCAAAGGAGccacttttacttcagtagaaAGCAGTTTAGCTGAAAATTGACCATAAAGTCAATAAGTCACATTAACTTTTATGATTTCTACATTACAGATACCTCATTAGTCCTGCTAAAATAGTTGGTTTGAAAGTTACATGTCCCTTTAGTCAAGGTGGTTGTactctcttttgttttattaaacaaCATTTTGCTATATTACAGAGACATGCTTCATACATGAACATCAGGATGATCAAAATCAtcacagagacatcagagagaaAATCACCGCTTATTAGAAAAGGTATATCTTACAAAAGTAGTTGGGCtaagaattaaaaaataacacattcaacataaagacatattttttctcttctatttttacATATACTTATATACAACTTATTTGTTTTCACAATAACATTGCGTTGGCAAACATGATTGATGCCTCACAATGGTTTTCTTCTCTAATGAATTAAACACTATATGGACACTTTGGTTAAAGCTATATTTTCTATTGTCAGCAGATCTCATGTGCAGCgtcaaaccaacaataaactgatcTTTATATAAGCACTGTGATAAGCCTGATTTATCTTATTCCTGTCCTGTGGTCCtccactgttgtccaaaaacaattaaaaacccATCAATGAGCCAGACTGCTTCACTGGGtgacatgtgtttttattatgaagagtttggtcatgttagtttgtttagaaatgtctccaaagactaataacatcatgttttcagtctccagagagtagttctgtgtaaggcagacacCACTGAGCACGTACAGGGTTGtctgtgctacatatcacaacctcttgccGTTGTACGAAACTGCACAATCACTGTTAATAGAACCACGTGCATGCAGATActttgaactgaaaacacaatcaTGTTATTCATCTTTGGAGCTTTTTCAAAACAATCTAACAtgaccaaactcttcataatgaaggaacatgtcactaATTACAACGCTGTCCctttctgatgtgtttttaatagtttttggacaacaacggGGGTCTACAACAAAGAGGAATGAGATATATCAGGTTTACACACAGAATACTGGTCAGTACATTAGTTGATTGTTGGTtaggctctgcacatgagatttattgagaacaagaaaaatatagaaaatcagcagccttatcctttaaagtACGTAATAGATTGTGGTTTTGCTTACATTTGAATCCCTAAGTTTCCAATGcttaaacataaaaatgttaaatttctGTAGTTTCTACTAGCAGATATTTTACTGCAAGATCTGATATTTtggtataaaaaaagaaatgaaatatgtgGTTACTGAACATTTCTAAAATACAGtcagtataaatatatttgcaacttaacattttctcattgtgTTAAGAGAAAACATCATTCAGCCAGCTTTACAATTTTagtgaaacatttatttctaGGCAACAGGGTTGTCTGTAAACACCTTGACATACTGGTATCATCACATGAAATCAACTATCCTGTAACATCCAGTTCAACGgaatacacacatatttatttagaaGATGCCTGATACATCACATCTTGTATTTTGGCACCTATGTAATAAATATCTTCCTTATCAAGATCTTGGTCACATTATCAATATCATCAACAGAAAAATTAAGCATACTACGGGGGGCGGGAGGGGGCGGGGTGGACCACATACAGCATCTGTGTCTCATGATGTGTGGCATCCATAATAAATCAAGGAACAATTCAAGGACTATCTATTAACTTTGCCTTCATTCAGGTGGcctgctcctcttccttcaaCGCTACTTGTTCTTGCCTATGAGATTTCCTACTCGCTGCATGAATCGCCCCAATCTGTTGTGGTCACTGCTGCTTTGTGTCTGATATATCGAGTAGCCGGAGTTACTCCTGTTCAGGTAAGGGTTACTGTCTCTGTCTGAGGTATGCATGCTTGTAGGCTTCGTTGATTTGTCTGCAGGACTACTATCGGTGttcattaaatattcaaatcGACTGTAGACTTTCTCTCTCCTGGGTGAATAGACGGTTGGTGTCTCCTCATTTAGAGTACTTCTCGAGCCGAGGTCCTGCTCCTCTGCAGTGTTTGACTTTTTCTTGCTTAAACGCTGAGGAGTCAACCTGTTAAAGGAGAATGAGgatttatgtttttctgtctctgtttgcacATTCTGCCTGGAGGTGGTTGGTGATTGACCTTTCTTTGTTTGGTCTGCAGCAGATGTTGAGTTGTCTGACCTGAGTGATTGGTTTGATCCTGACGCATCATCTGATTTCAATGAGGACTTTCTTTGCAATGACTTCTCCTCCTTTTTGgatgctttcttttcttctgactTAAGCAGCGAATATACTTTCAACCTTAGGGAATTCTTCCTGTGGAGCGGGCTTTCCTCTTGCTGCTGTTCTTTTGGACCATTAGAGTCCGCAACATGCTGAGATCCTGCAGTTGCTGAGATACTTGGGTCAGTTACTGTCTCGTTGGATACTGATTTGATGTCTTCTCTTTGGGCAGTGAAGCCTGAACTGTAACCTACAGAACTGTCACCTTCTCTGTATACAGCTTGATGGTGAGATTCTGGATGAATGCTTGATTTAGCAGAGTTCACCAAGTTGAGATGTGCATTTGAAGCGTCCTTCTCTTCAGGGATTTCAATCAAAGACTCCATTGCTCTTGGGTGCGGAGTATGCTTAAGCGATGGTTCATTGAGTTTCATATCTAGATTTGCAACTGAGGTCGTCCTGTGAAGAGGCTCATGCCAGTCGTGTATCTTTTGATTTAGAGCTGTTTGGATGTCATAGTGAGATACAGAGCGGTGCACCTGACTGAGATGAGCTCCCATTTTTGGCTCATTGTCTCTGTGGTTGGTTGGTGCAAAGCTGCGGCTGTCTTTTGTGTATGGATCTAAGTCTCCCATGCTCTGCCTCATGTCCAGACCTCTTAATGAAGACATTAATTTAGGTCTTTCGATAGTGGAATACATGGATCTCACAGACTCTTGGCTCTGCCTGAGGCTGATGCTGTCATGCTGACTGAGTCTATTATGCCTAATTTCCTCCAACCTGGACTTAACGTCCCTTGACCTGCTGTGAATCAGCTGTGACTGATGCTCATTTAAGCCTGTGTAACTGCTGTATGGGGATGTCAAAGGGGACAACACATCAGATGGTGCATTTTGAGGtgcatcactgtcactgttaaGGTATGAATCGATTTTCCACTTGTTGAGTGACGTCTCAGAGCAGAACGGTATCACATTCTGGTCCGAACCATAGAGAACCTGGTGTCTAAGGTGCTGCTGTGACAAGCTGTTAATATTCAAGTTAGAAGCAAATCTCTCAGCAAAACTATTGTCCTTGGTTCCCTTCCTCAGCCGGGTCAGAGATTGTAACCTATGCAGGTCTCCTCCATAACTGTGTCCCCTCATCATATTCCCCATGTCGTAGTAGTGAGACTGATTCAGCCCGCCCTGCATGCTCATGCCCCTGGTCAACTTGCTGACAAACCTGTCTTCATGAATACTTTTCAAGCCGGTCATTGCTCTGGGTCTCATGTGCATTTGGTGGAGGGAGTGCTGGCTGGAGCTGAGCATGCTCAGGTTGTCTC contains:
- the LOC128381035 gene encoding protein FAM83B-like, whose translation is MESNRSGRSLNHDDNPIYVQPHYKESYRLAIYALLKGGKEAYNEFLRAEQIGQFLSEEEISFILENAESPVVEDNPMEGYVPEEINPSTYFPLESDEEVPDLDLGWPEVMLEGTDTNISMLFHPPRQNTPTIKEVIRKQIQEARQMIAIAMDIFTDVDIFREIVNVAYKGVVVYLLLDDFQFESFYNMSQRLGVNFEDIKTIRIRTVRGPQYKCQSGMTFYGSLEQKFILIDCRTVLYGTYSYTWSYEKIRLSMVLVITGQLACSYDEEFRRLYARSIVPTLLSTSGQEMRDNLSMLSSSQHSLHQMHMRPRAMTGLKSIHEDRFVSKLTRGMSMQGGLNQSHYYDMGNMMRGHSYGGDLHRLQSLTRLRKGTKDNSFAERFASNLNINSLSQQHLRHQVLYGSDQNVIPFCSETSLNKWKIDSYLNSDSDAPQNAPSDVLSPLTSPYSSYTGLNEHQSQLIHSRSRDVKSRLEEIRHNRLSQHDSISLRQSQESVRSMYSTIERPKLMSSLRGLDMRQSMGDLDPYTKDSRSFAPTNHRDNEPKMGAHLSQVHRSVSHYDIQTALNQKIHDWHEPLHRTTSVANLDMKLNEPSLKHTPHPRAMESLIEIPEEKDASNAHLNLVNSAKSSIHPESHHQAVYREGDSSVGYSSGFTAQREDIKSVSNETVTDPSISATAGSQHVADSNGPKEQQQEESPLHRKNSLRLKVYSLLKSEEKKASKKEEKSLQRKSSLKSDDASGSNQSLRSDNSTSAADQTKKGQSPTTSRQNVQTETEKHKSSFSFNRLTPQRLSKKKSNTAEEQDLGSRSTLNEETPTVYSPRREKVYSRFEYLMNTDSSPADKSTKPTSMHTSDRDSNPYLNRSNSGYSIYQTQSSSDHNRLGRFMQRVGNLIGKNK